A region from the Achromobacter seleniivolatilans genome encodes:
- a CDS encoding UvrD-helicase domain-containing protein, whose protein sequence is MMLEKLNPEQRAAVTLEPQHALVLAGAGSGKTRVLTTRMAWLIQTGQASPFGLLAVTFTNKAAREMLARMSAILPIDTRGLWIGTFHGLCNRMLRAHHRDAGLPQSFQILDVTDQLAAIKRLMKANGVDDEKFPPRDVQRFINGAKEEGLRPPDVEAYDAHRRRLIEVYQLYEAQCQREGVVDFAELLLRAYELLSRNAPVREHYQRRFRHILVDEFQDTNTLQYKWLRLLAGGGAAIFAVGDDDQSIYAFRGANVGNMADFERDYAHGTVIRLEQNYRSFGHILDSANALIGHNTGRLGKNLWTDQGEGEPVRVIEQPSDGMEAQWIVDEIRSLIHEGSLRREIAVLYRSNAQSRVLEHAIFSAGIPYKVYGGLRFFERQEIKHALAYLRLMANPHDDTSWMRVVNFPTRGIGARTLEQLADAARAHDTSLYGAVALVAGKGGSNLAQFAQLIHRLIEETRDLPLPEVVEHMLETSGLNAHYKAEREGAERLENLNELITAAAVFASEENYDGMPAGVVPEQATSSTLMPGVVDAPIVASDGLTPLAGFLSHAALEAGDNQAQQGQDAVQLMTVHAAKGLEFDAVFITGLEEGLFPHENSILEASGLEEERRLMYVAITRARQRLYISLAQSRMLHGQTRYAMRSRFLDEIPEEHLKWLSPKAGLAPVSSTGAGWGGGNRGDAFGRKATNTIAPRQPRGVATGVTVGDKQYRVGQGVHHARFGDGTIIGLSGAGQDAQAEIQFRDVGAKTLALGIAKLDIVQG, encoded by the coding sequence GGCTTCGCCTTTTGGGCTTCTGGCGGTCACGTTCACCAATAAAGCTGCCCGCGAGATGCTGGCGCGTATGTCGGCCATTTTGCCGATCGATACGCGCGGCCTCTGGATCGGCACGTTCCACGGCCTGTGCAACCGCATGCTGCGCGCGCATCACCGCGACGCCGGCCTGCCGCAGAGCTTTCAAATCCTGGATGTCACTGACCAGCTTGCGGCGATCAAACGCCTCATGAAGGCCAACGGCGTCGACGATGAGAAATTTCCGCCACGCGATGTGCAGCGCTTCATCAATGGCGCCAAGGAAGAAGGCCTGCGTCCGCCGGATGTCGAGGCCTACGATGCCCATCGTCGCCGTCTGATCGAGGTCTACCAGCTCTACGAGGCCCAGTGCCAACGCGAGGGTGTGGTCGATTTTGCCGAGCTGTTGTTGCGCGCCTACGAACTGCTGTCGCGCAATGCACCGGTGCGCGAACACTATCAACGGCGTTTCCGCCACATTCTGGTCGACGAGTTCCAGGACACCAACACGCTGCAATACAAGTGGCTGCGTTTGTTGGCGGGCGGGGGCGCGGCCATCTTCGCCGTGGGCGATGATGACCAATCCATCTACGCATTCCGCGGCGCGAACGTTGGCAACATGGCTGACTTCGAGCGCGACTATGCGCACGGCACCGTCATCCGCCTTGAACAGAACTACCGTTCGTTCGGCCATATTCTGGATTCGGCCAATGCGTTGATCGGCCATAACACCGGTCGTCTAGGCAAGAATCTGTGGACTGACCAGGGCGAAGGCGAACCGGTGCGCGTCATCGAACAGCCGTCGGATGGCATGGAAGCGCAATGGATCGTGGACGAAATCCGTTCACTCATCCACGAAGGCAGCCTGCGCCGCGAAATCGCCGTGCTCTATCGCAGCAACGCGCAATCTCGCGTGCTCGAACATGCGATTTTCTCGGCCGGCATTCCGTACAAGGTGTATGGCGGCCTGCGCTTTTTCGAGCGTCAGGAAATCAAGCACGCGCTGGCCTATCTGCGCCTGATGGCCAATCCGCACGACGATACGTCGTGGATGCGGGTCGTTAATTTTCCGACGCGCGGCATTGGCGCGCGCACGCTGGAACAGCTGGCCGACGCGGCCCGTGCACACGACACAAGCCTCTATGGCGCGGTGGCGTTGGTGGCGGGCAAGGGCGGGTCCAATCTGGCTCAGTTTGCGCAGCTTATCCATCGCCTGATCGAAGAGACGCGCGACCTGCCGTTGCCGGAAGTGGTCGAGCACATGCTTGAGACCAGCGGTTTGAACGCGCACTACAAGGCCGAACGCGAAGGCGCCGAGCGGCTGGAAAACTTGAACGAATTGATCACGGCTGCGGCCGTGTTCGCTTCCGAAGAGAATTACGACGGCATGCCCGCTGGCGTGGTGCCCGAACAGGCCACCTCGTCGACGCTGATGCCGGGCGTGGTTGACGCGCCTATCGTGGCCTCGGATGGATTGACGCCGCTGGCGGGATTCCTGTCCCACGCAGCGTTGGAAGCCGGCGACAATCAGGCCCAACAGGGGCAAGACGCTGTCCAGCTGATGACGGTGCACGCCGCCAAGGGCCTGGAGTTCGACGCGGTATTCATTACCGGCCTGGAAGAAGGGCTGTTCCCGCACGAGAACAGCATTCTTGAAGCGTCCGGGCTGGAAGAAGAGCGGCGCCTTATGTATGTGGCGATTACCCGCGCGCGCCAACGTCTGTACATCAGCCTGGCGCAAAGCCGGATGCTGCACGGCCAGACCCGCTACGCCATGCGGTCCCGGTTCCTGGACGAAATTCCGGAAGAGCACCTGAAGTGGTTGTCGCCCAAGGCTGGGCTGGCGCCGGTCAGCAGTACAGGGGCCGGATGGGGCGGAGGCAATCGGGGCGATGCGTTTGGACGCAAGGCCACCAATACTATTGCGCCACGTCAACCGCGTGGCGTCGCCACCGGCGTCACCGTGGGCGACAAGCAGTATCGTGTAGGTCAGGGCGTGCATCATGCGCGGTTTGGCGATGGCACGATCATTGGTTTGAGCGGAGCAGGGCAGGACGCTCAGGCTGAAATCCAGTTCCGCGATGTGGGCGCCAAGACCTTGGCGCTGGGTATCGCCAAGCTTGATATTGTTCAGGGTTGA